In Kordiimonas sp. SCSIO 12610, the following are encoded in one genomic region:
- a CDS encoding TniQ family protein — protein MILNKHLTLPLVDAPKPFENVPGYVMRLSELNRYEKPRWIYSLLSEKDPIMSFAFVREAVSSLSKILDGFDDEVVAITYARSNTSRYQNISFGRFGDMPASLFDLQNPKICPDCVQETGAISSVWDLRFYHVCSRHKCYLIDRCQRPGCGGRLTWWRSKVGVCNKCDEPFTHALNNKAPSDHMLAFSEFIERGWPMPYSADAEIDFNCGGYKYFWRTVLLLAERLLATDDSIGKLMPTSASNIADAIANALFDWPNNFEDYLRQLLKWDARGGNEFSLRNDTRFGRLYHRIVDEPGAQCFRHLRDSVEHFIYSSEYCSRITGRGGHSLHEASKIQEQFLTRSEVKERLSMSSARVIRLFNDGTFTGHKIKMGDQHVYRIETKSVERFEESQ, from the coding sequence ATGATTTTGAATAAACACCTTACCTTGCCCCTTGTGGATGCTCCCAAGCCTTTTGAGAATGTTCCTGGTTATGTTATGCGGCTTTCAGAACTTAACCGTTATGAGAAGCCGAGATGGATCTACAGTCTTTTATCTGAGAAAGACCCCATTATGTCCTTCGCATTTGTGAGAGAAGCTGTATCGTCCTTATCCAAAATACTCGATGGGTTTGATGATGAGGTTGTTGCAATCACGTATGCTCGATCAAATACAAGTCGGTATCAAAATATAAGTTTTGGACGGTTTGGTGATATGCCAGCATCCCTCTTTGATCTACAAAACCCAAAGATATGTCCGGATTGTGTGCAGGAAACAGGCGCTATTAGCTCTGTTTGGGACCTGAGGTTCTATCATGTATGCTCTAGGCATAAGTGTTACCTCATCGACCGGTGTCAAAGACCAGGCTGCGGCGGTCGTCTAACATGGTGGCGCTCCAAAGTCGGTGTATGTAATAAATGTGATGAGCCTTTCACACATGCTCTTAATAACAAGGCGCCTTCAGATCATATGTTGGCCTTCTCTGAATTTATTGAGCGAGGATGGCCTATGCCATATTCTGCAGATGCTGAAATTGATTTTAATTGCGGAGGTTATAAATATTTTTGGCGTACAGTGCTGTTGCTGGCAGAACGCTTACTAGCAACTGATGACAGCATAGGAAAGTTAATGCCTACCTCAGCTTCAAATATTGCAGATGCAATTGCTAATGCATTGTTTGATTGGCCCAATAATTTTGAAGATTATTTACGGCAACTTCTAAAATGGGATGCGAGAGGCGGGAATGAGTTTTCACTCCGAAATGATACTCGCTTTGGCAGGCTATACCATAGGATTGTTGATGAACCGGGAGCGCAGTGTTTCCGGCACCTCCGTGATTCAGTAGAGCATTTTATTTACAGTTCTGAATATTGTTCCCGGATTACTGGGCGTGGCGGTCATAGTCTTCATGAAGCTAGTAAAATTCAGGAACAATTTCTTACTCGTAGTGAAGTTAAGGAAAGACTGTCGATGTCGTCTGCCAGGGTTATTAGGTTGTTTAATGATGGTACCTTTACTGGTCATAAGATAAAAATGGGCGATCAGCATGTGTACCGCATTGAAACTAAATCTGTGGAACGTTTTGAAGAAAGTCAGTAA
- a CDS encoding ATP-binding protein: MNDLTYNFDENDLLEQIAGIEHLCFNYDEFALTLKRIQQFYKLSQYSDTTSLMTLCGETGVGKTTIIECFCKWVQDTAPHKKVRGEILSMSVPANATPKALASDMLVKLGDPAADKGSTMSMTDRIIHYIKELDIPMVIFDEFQHLVETKSDKVQYATADWLKSLLNETSCPFLLAGLPSLQNVFDANGQLQRRLIGQTSLNPMSIATPQSFEKFQLVLAMFAEQMPFDDAEYIYSETWAKALHVASGGAIGRVAKILIKTCLNALEHGDIKLKKVHFEHAVHELARDLEKGTLAPVYNPYSVEKEYKQ, translated from the coding sequence ATGAATGATCTTACTTATAATTTTGACGAGAATGATCTTCTTGAGCAAATCGCAGGGATTGAACACCTGTGTTTCAACTATGATGAGTTTGCATTAACCCTTAAGAGAATTCAGCAGTTTTATAAACTGTCACAATACTCGGACACTACCAGTCTGATGACACTTTGCGGCGAGACAGGTGTCGGGAAAACCACAATCATCGAATGTTTCTGTAAGTGGGTGCAGGATACTGCACCCCATAAAAAGGTGCGTGGAGAAATCCTATCCATGTCCGTGCCGGCCAATGCAACACCGAAGGCACTCGCATCAGATATGCTGGTTAAACTCGGTGACCCGGCAGCAGACAAAGGCTCAACGATGAGTATGACGGATCGCATTATCCATTATATCAAGGAGTTGGATATTCCGATGGTCATCTTTGACGAGTTTCAGCACCTTGTGGAAACCAAGAGTGATAAGGTTCAGTATGCTACGGCCGATTGGTTGAAGTCCTTATTGAACGAAACGTCATGTCCGTTTTTGCTGGCTGGCCTCCCCAGCTTGCAGAATGTGTTTGATGCCAATGGCCAGTTGCAGCGCCGCTTGATTGGGCAAACATCTTTGAATCCTATGTCGATTGCAACACCGCAGTCCTTTGAAAAGTTTCAGCTTGTCCTGGCTATGTTTGCTGAACAGATGCCTTTCGACGATGCTGAATATATTTATTCAGAAACCTGGGCAAAGGCATTGCATGTGGCATCAGGAGGGGCCATTGGCCGCGTTGCCAAGATCCTTATCAAAACCTGTCTTAATGCACTCGAGCACGGTGATATCAAGCTGAAGAAGGTTCATTTTGAACATGCAGTCCATGAGCTGGCTCGTGATCTGGAGAAAGGTACCCTAGCGCCTGTTTATAACCCCTACAGCGTGGAAAAGGAGTATAAGCAATGA
- a CDS encoding Mu transposase C-terminal domain-containing protein, with protein MHKISIEPGLKYYDNQTPFLIKSEIENQFLVENLSNHDTSMINRVDLEMKFFNAEYIVDLDAISVTDPVPRAIDMLNAEQKLALDRKYNYVSRLVGLSGGNISKSLVAEVIDEVAALYGDTRPPSVSRVYAWHKQWRDGGQTKSALLSKSHKRGPQKPYISREAQALIDEVLRKKFLIRESPTLMSAYQSIVDTFKEYNDRHPLRELTCPSYSTIYRYIKGLDSYEVMLKRKGKQAADRFFKKVGKGVEVEAPLDLVQIDHTILDIHVLTPFENVVARPTLTVAFDVKTSIPIGIYVGFASPGYESVMLCLRNAILPKDVRLKQFEWIKKDWPCHGVMRAIVLDNGKEFHSEHLKDACNALGINIIYHPVRVPHYKGAVERFFGSINTGLLSQLKGKTFSNIAEKGDYDSVKNAAIPMAAFEKALYKWIVDVYLRRFNTGLEDYPIEVWQRGVKEYPVDLPASPEDLIILLSEVQYRKLTRKGVTVDKVWYNSDELNTYFRAFGKTTKIKVKIDPSDLGQAYVFNERSQKFMTVPAIESKYSGLSKWQHKATRKLLNLKRKTGDKKYNINDAFIEMHSLIDEEIKSSKKKLGKKKSGKRAARYKSGQNAKPPVRPSAIDEALKSIDTYGIEGGHGQATPTIENMMLRAKQAGLTNLFGQEGSDNE; from the coding sequence ATGCATAAGATTTCTATTGAGCCCGGCCTTAAATATTATGACAACCAAACACCTTTTCTCATTAAAAGTGAGATTGAGAACCAGTTTCTCGTTGAGAATCTAAGCAATCATGACACTTCAATGATCAACCGTGTTGATCTTGAAATGAAGTTTTTCAATGCTGAGTATATCGTTGATCTTGATGCAATTTCGGTCACTGACCCCGTACCCAGGGCAATCGATATGCTCAATGCTGAGCAAAAGTTGGCGTTAGACCGGAAGTACAACTATGTCAGCAGGCTTGTGGGGCTGTCTGGCGGAAACATTAGCAAGTCGTTGGTAGCGGAAGTTATTGATGAGGTTGCAGCGTTGTACGGTGATACGAGACCTCCTAGTGTTTCAAGGGTATATGCCTGGCACAAACAATGGCGAGATGGCGGGCAAACGAAGTCCGCACTCCTATCAAAATCGCATAAGCGCGGGCCACAAAAGCCCTACATAAGCCGAGAAGCGCAAGCGCTGATCGATGAAGTTTTAAGGAAGAAGTTTTTAATCAGAGAGTCTCCAACTCTTATGTCTGCTTATCAATCAATTGTGGATACTTTCAAGGAATACAACGACCGCCATCCACTGAGAGAGCTCACATGCCCATCTTATTCAACTATTTATCGATATATAAAAGGCCTAGATTCTTATGAGGTGATGCTCAAGCGTAAGGGTAAGCAAGCTGCCGATCGCTTTTTCAAGAAAGTTGGAAAAGGCGTTGAGGTTGAAGCACCATTGGATTTGGTACAGATTGATCATACAATTCTCGATATCCACGTTCTGACACCCTTTGAGAATGTTGTTGCCAGGCCGACGCTAACCGTTGCTTTCGATGTTAAGACATCCATACCTATAGGTATCTATGTTGGTTTCGCGTCGCCTGGCTATGAGAGCGTTATGCTGTGCCTCAGGAATGCGATCCTTCCCAAAGATGTGCGGCTCAAGCAATTCGAATGGATCAAAAAGGATTGGCCATGTCACGGTGTCATGCGAGCTATTGTTCTTGATAACGGTAAGGAGTTTCACTCTGAACACCTCAAAGACGCCTGCAATGCGCTCGGGATAAATATTATTTATCATCCTGTTCGAGTGCCACATTACAAAGGGGCTGTTGAGCGGTTCTTCGGATCAATCAATACAGGCCTTCTATCCCAACTAAAGGGAAAAACCTTCTCGAACATTGCCGAGAAAGGCGATTATGACTCTGTCAAAAACGCGGCCATACCGATGGCTGCGTTTGAAAAGGCGCTCTATAAGTGGATTGTAGATGTCTATCTTAGACGCTTCAATACGGGCTTAGAGGATTACCCTATTGAAGTGTGGCAACGAGGGGTGAAAGAGTATCCTGTCGACCTACCAGCTTCGCCTGAAGATCTCATTATCCTGCTCTCCGAAGTGCAGTACCGTAAGCTCACAAGGAAAGGCGTCACAGTTGATAAGGTCTGGTATAACTCAGATGAATTGAACACATATTTCCGCGCATTTGGCAAAACGACGAAGATCAAGGTTAAAATTGACCCTTCTGATCTAGGGCAAGCCTACGTGTTCAATGAGAGATCTCAAAAGTTTATGACGGTACCGGCTATCGAATCCAAATACAGTGGCCTGAGTAAGTGGCAGCATAAAGCCACGCGAAAACTCCTGAATTTGAAACGCAAAACGGGCGACAAGAAATACAATATCAATGATGCTTTCATAGAAATGCATAGTCTGATAGATGAAGAAATTAAGTCATCCAAGAAGAAGCTGGGCAAGAAGAAATCAGGTAAGCGGGCAGCCAGGTACAAATCAGGGCAGAACGCAAAACCTCCAGTTAGGCCATCAGCAATCGATGAAGCGCTGAAGTCAATTGACACTTATGGAATTGAAGGTGGTCACGGCCAGGCTACGCCGACGATTGAGAATATGATGCTCCGCGCTAAGCAAGCTGGCCTGACGAACCTCTTTGGTCAGGAGGGTTCAGACAATGAATGA
- a CDS encoding helix-turn-helix domain-containing protein, which translates to MPELKRPMINEALTLVRLYWGYSQIELSNLLSLSQSLISDIERGSKPVTMEVLERYSERLNIRMSQLLFFAEEMEGEPPVRKGKLIVAQKALSLLEKLSPAEVKHH; encoded by the coding sequence ATGCCTGAACTCAAAAGACCCATGATTAATGAGGCGCTTACGCTAGTTCGGCTTTACTGGGGATACTCTCAGATTGAGCTGTCCAATCTACTGAGTTTGTCACAATCCCTAATTTCAGACATTGAACGTGGGTCTAAACCAGTCACTATGGAAGTGTTAGAACGATACAGTGAAAGACTTAATATTAGGATGTCGCAACTGCTCTTTTTCGCAGAAGAAATGGAAGGAGAACCTCCGGTGAGAAAAGGTAAATTGATTGTTGCACAAAAAGCTCTATCGCTCTTAGAAAAGCTCAGCCCAGCAGAAGTCAAACACCATTGA
- a CDS encoding reverse transcriptase family protein — MRRRSKQKYERYEIDRSPFSQKPTQKDLATLLGMTRDELRRTLNYKDTCIVKRSEEINGKVRDLAYPVGPLRVIHEKLKYHLNKIKQPEYLFSPRKGRGQRDNAALHIDRQQYLSLDLKQFYPSTTLAMVKNWLIKSLGMYEDVAGLLAKLATVDGVVSFGSPLTPVLVSLVHREMFNEIAHECTKRDLNYSVWVDDLTISGDFIEGELLKKIRKTITKHGHKSHKITYRTGNKPVFITGIGVVGAHLVAPQTLHLRIKKLWEDLHDSKTLGERESVSQQLLAQLGTLKHIVGPKSEQGRKAADQMNSLRQKRDKWRKEEVKDTNITKLANMEETRTDDILESHSVPW, encoded by the coding sequence TTGAGGCGTCGTTCGAAACAGAAATATGAGCGCTATGAAATTGACCGCTCTCCATTTTCTCAGAAGCCAACCCAGAAAGACCTTGCAACTCTGCTTGGTATGACGCGCGACGAACTTCGAAGGACTTTGAATTATAAAGATACATGCATAGTCAAGCGTAGCGAGGAGATAAATGGCAAGGTAAGAGACCTTGCCTATCCTGTTGGACCTCTACGAGTAATCCACGAAAAGCTCAAATATCATTTAAACAAAATAAAGCAGCCAGAATACCTGTTCAGCCCAAGAAAGGGGCGGGGGCAACGTGATAATGCAGCACTCCATATAGATCGCCAGCAATACCTTTCACTAGATTTAAAACAGTTTTATCCATCTACTACACTCGCGATGGTCAAAAACTGGCTGATAAAATCATTAGGGATGTATGAAGATGTGGCCGGACTACTTGCTAAACTAGCAACCGTAGATGGTGTCGTATCGTTCGGCTCTCCACTCACACCTGTGCTGGTATCGCTAGTACATCGTGAGATGTTTAATGAAATCGCACATGAATGTACCAAAAGAGATTTAAATTACTCCGTTTGGGTCGACGACCTGACTATCTCTGGTGATTTCATTGAGGGTGAACTGCTAAAGAAAATCCGCAAAACAATTACTAAACACGGTCATAAATCACATAAGATTACCTACCGCACCGGGAACAAACCAGTATTCATAACAGGAATTGGCGTGGTAGGCGCACATTTAGTGGCGCCTCAAACACTACACCTACGTATAAAAAAACTCTGGGAAGACCTGCATGATTCAAAGACACTTGGAGAACGTGAATCAGTTTCGCAGCAACTTCTGGCCCAACTAGGCACATTAAAGCATATCGTGGGACCAAAATCCGAGCAGGGTCGTAAAGCAGCTGACCAGATGAATTCTCTGCGGCAAAAGAGAGATAAATGGCGTAAGGAAGAAGTGAAAGATACCAATATAACTAAACTAGCAAATATGGAAGAAACTCGTACTGACGATATTCTAGAGTCACATTCTGTGCCTTGGTAG
- a CDS encoding sulfatase-like hydrolase/transferase: MTHYFRSSFTINRIHIVCIAVLLAILHIKAISGLFSATLAISNYLFVVSLSFLSISLLRKLNDKLAVLATILWILFLLTELIINQLTGLHLNSFVFASLLQQATNSSMAFVSYLITAIAIVTLVYFLQFYNLPRRKQNKISIKYGHVIGALFASLTCTQAIYAIGYYFGELETVYIKRKLSILVTPHPYYIKKGLSILFEPSTDNPFARSRSISERQISDGTLSEATLDQRTNILIIIADSLRGQDIMKTPSLAPNIATWSYNLKFRSFNHYSTSNCTHFSIYSLLSGQLPTNFSSARKAPVVVQPIQTLISEGYQISTSEAETLDWYDTASTVYAGQANRHIVPSKQPNKDEMAIVDSLNKIQQYQAKKQPFFHVTYLSDTHFPYTSSTNKQNKSIYEQYLSAIKEVDNNIGFYLGELKSTGALDDTLVIITSDHGEELLENGIIGHSSRLSPEQVKVPLVIISPVLQDNTQWPKSHIDIMPYALSSLSLSAKTIDDNNSIILANCDYDYPNGFAVITDQSRTDFIFEDGFLYNAQTPYSRSTTINREQATKTLLETLSD; the protein is encoded by the coding sequence ATGACACATTATTTCAGAAGTTCTTTTACCATCAACCGTATACACATCGTGTGCATTGCAGTTCTGCTGGCAATTCTTCACATTAAAGCCATAAGTGGCTTATTCAGTGCAACCCTCGCGATCAGTAATTACCTTTTTGTGGTGTCATTAAGTTTTTTAAGCATATCGCTTTTAAGAAAATTGAATGATAAACTTGCAGTTCTGGCCACCATATTATGGATACTGTTTTTATTAACTGAATTAATAATTAATCAGTTAACGGGCTTACATTTGAATAGTTTTGTTTTTGCTAGCTTGCTTCAACAAGCAACTAACTCATCTATGGCATTCGTCAGCTATTTGATTACAGCTATCGCTATAGTTACGCTTGTTTACTTCCTGCAGTTTTATAATTTACCTCGCAGAAAGCAGAACAAGATTTCGATTAAATATGGTCATGTAATAGGCGCACTATTCGCGTCACTTACCTGCACCCAAGCAATATATGCTATAGGATATTACTTTGGAGAGTTGGAAACTGTTTATATTAAACGCAAGCTTTCCATACTGGTAACACCGCACCCTTACTATATCAAAAAAGGCCTATCGATACTGTTTGAACCCAGTACCGACAATCCATTTGCACGTTCACGGTCGATATCTGAACGACAAATATCAGATGGTACTTTATCAGAAGCCACTTTAGATCAGAGAACTAACATCCTGATCATTATTGCCGATAGCTTACGGGGCCAGGATATTATGAAGACCCCGTCCCTAGCTCCTAACATTGCAACTTGGTCATATAATCTAAAATTCAGATCTTTTAATCATTACAGCACATCCAATTGCACGCACTTTAGTATATATAGTTTACTCTCTGGGCAGTTACCGACAAATTTCAGCTCAGCTCGTAAGGCACCTGTGGTAGTTCAACCTATCCAAACGCTTATCTCTGAGGGATATCAGATTTCCACCAGTGAAGCCGAAACACTCGACTGGTATGATACTGCTAGTACAGTTTATGCGGGACAGGCAAATCGACACATTGTCCCCTCAAAGCAGCCGAATAAAGATGAGATGGCAATAGTTGATAGCCTCAATAAAATTCAGCAATATCAAGCAAAGAAGCAGCCTTTTTTTCACGTTACATATCTTAGCGACACGCATTTCCCATATACTTCCAGCACGAACAAACAGAACAAATCCATTTATGAACAGTATCTGAGCGCCATAAAAGAAGTTGATAACAATATTGGCTTTTACCTTGGGGAATTAAAATCAACAGGCGCGCTCGATGATACGCTCGTCATCATTACATCTGATCACGGTGAAGAACTATTGGAAAATGGCATAATTGGGCATAGCAGTCGCCTAAGTCCGGAACAGGTTAAGGTACCTTTAGTTATCATTAGCCCTGTATTACAGGATAACACCCAATGGCCCAAAAGTCATATTGACATTATGCCCTACGCACTAAGTTCGTTATCATTATCTGCAAAAACCATTGATGATAACAATTCAATAATCCTAGCAAATTGTGATTACGATTACCCGAATGGCTTTGCGGTCATTACTGATCAATCCAGAACAGACTTTATATTTGAAGACGGGTTTTTATATAATGCACAAACACCGTATTCTCGATCAACAACGATCAACCGAGAACAGGCGACAAAAACCCTACTCGAAACCTTGAGTGACTAG